A genomic segment from Phragmites australis chromosome 6, lpPhrAust1.1, whole genome shotgun sequence encodes:
- the LOC133922236 gene encoding protein MIS12 homolog, translated as MEGSDDAAEAALGLSPQLFVDEILDTIGEVRAEAFDYCLQEAAAPGVLGATKAAQKAAELERGLDAICHVVKDVLDKRMTFWEKYCLQHCFTVPEGFRVPEDDNSCAKNSQKDGTSDSDLDVEFDSLRRKVESANTESENLQRELSSLERQTTYKRKLDSSIAEIQKLFEGKSVQKNFEDLAKAIPILQQKIMGMKKKRTETGSLVDQQVWSMNGLRDSKHLALDQGFIARTEDIQEIINILQNE; from the exons ATGGAAGGCAGCGACGATGCCGCGGAGGCGGCGCTGGGGCTGAGCCCGCAGCTCTTCGTCGACGAGATCCTCGACACCATCGGCGAGGTCCGCGCAGAGGCCTTCGACTACTGCCTCCA GGAAGCGGCCGCCCCTGGGGTCCTCGGCGCCACCAAGGCAGCCCAGAAGGCCGCGGAGCTCGAGCGG GGATTAGATGCCATTTGTCATGTCGTAAAGGATGTACTGGACAAGAGAATGACGTTCTGGGAAAAATACTGCCTTCAGCATTGCTTCACTGTACCCGAAGGTTTTAGGGTGCCTGAAGAT GATAATTCCTGTGCAAAAAATTCACAGAAAGATGGGACTTCTGATTCAGATTTGGATGTGGAATTTGATTCCTTAAGGAGAAAGGTTGAAAGT GCCAACACAGAATCTGAAAATCTTCAGAGAGAGTTGTCCTCATTGGAAAGGCAAACTACATACAAAAGAAAACTTGATTCCTCTATTGCTGAAATACAGAAGTTGTTTGAAGGCAAATCTGTGCAAAAGAATTTTGAAG ATCTCGCGAAGGCAATACCAATATTGCAGCAGAAAATAATGggaatgaaaaagaaaaggactgaGACTGGGAGCTTGGTAGATCAACAGGTTTGGAGCATGAACGGTCTGAGAGACAGCAAGCATCTAGCATTGGATCAGG GTTTTATTGCACGCACTGAAGACATTCAagagatcatcaatatcttaCAGAACGAGTAG